The DNA sequence GGCCATCACCGCGGAGCACCTCATCACCCCCGAGGACTGGTCGGCCGGCGGCATGGCGTTCGGCACCCCTTTCGCCACCGCGCACACCTTCGCCCAGACCGGGCCTTTCCGCCCGCGCAACACCGTGGCGGGCACCGTCAACGCCGTTCTGGCCGGGTGCGGCACCACGCCGGGCGTCGGCCTGCCCACCGCCGTGGTGTCGGGCAAGCTCGCCGCCGCACGTATCGCCGGGACCGCCGTGGGCCGAGGGAGGGGCTGATGGGGACCACCGCCGAACTCGACGCCGCCGGTATCACCGATACCGGCCTGCGCGCCGCCTACGCCCGCTGCCGCGAGCTGCACGCCCACCACGGGCGCACCTACTATCTGGCCACCCGCGTCCTGCCCGCCGCCCGCCGCCCGGCCGTCCACGCCCTCTACGGGTTCGCCCGCTGGGTGGACGACGTCGTCGACGGCACCGGCGCCGACGGCGTCCCGCCCCGAACCGCGCAGCGGCGCGCCCGGATCGACGCCGTCGACAGCGAGGTCGAAGCCGTCCTGGAGGAGCCGACCGACCCTGTCGACCCCGCCGGCGCCGCCCGCGAGCCCGTCGTGCGCGCCCTGGCCGACACCGCCCGTCGCTACGCCATCCCCGCCGGGTACTTCCGCGCGTTCATGGCCTCCATGCGCGCCGACCTCACCGTCGACCACTACCCCACCTACGCCGACCTGCGGAGTTACATGTACGGCTCGGCGCAGGTCATCGGCCTGCAGATGCTGCCGGTCCTGGGCACCGTCGTGCCGCGGCAGCGTGCCGCACCGCACGCCGCCGCACTGGGCGAGGCGTTCCAGCTCACCAACTTCCTGCGCGACGTCGCCGAGGACCTCGACCGCGGCCGCGTCTACCTGCCCGACGACGTGCTGGCGGCCCACGGCGCCGACCGCGCTCTGCTGGAGTACTGCCGCGGCAGTCGCACACAGGACCCGCGGGTGCGCGCCGCGCTGGCCGAGTGCGCCGCGATCAACCGCGACCTCTACCGCCGGGCGGAGCCGGGCTGCGCCATGCTCGACCCGGTCTCGCGCCCCTGCATCCGCACCGCCTTGCTGCTCTACCGCGGCATCCTCGACGAGATCGAGGCCGCCGACTTCGATGTGTGGACCCGCCGGCACCGGGTGCCCAACTCCCGTCGCCTGCGGGTCGCCCTGCCGGCGCTGGGGCGGTCGCTGGCCGCCCGTGTCCGGACCGGGTGAGCTCGCGCCGTCGTCCGCCACCTCCGCCCAGCACACCGTCCAGCGAAGGAACCCGTCCGATGGAACTCGACCCCGCTCCCCGCCGACTCCCGCTGCGCCGCCTGCCGGCCTCCACCTGGACTCGCCAAGAGCCCACCTGGCGCGCCGCCGCCCCCGGCGTCATCGACGCCGCGCTGAAACGCGCCCTCGCCCGCCCCTCGGGGAACTGGTTCGTGCTGGCGGCCAGCGGCGAGATCCGCGCCGACCGCCCCTTCGGCCGCGTCGTCGCAGGCACCGAGATCGTGGCCTGGCGCGGCTCCGACGGCACCCTGCACGCCGCGCCCGGGGCCTGCCCGCATCTGGGGGCTCCGCTGTGCCGGGGCGCTGTGGCCGAGGGCAGGCTCGTCTGCCGCTGGCACGGACTCTCCCTGGACGGCGGCGGGTTCCCCGGTTGGGAGCCGTTCCCCGCCTACGACGACGGGGTGCTCGCCTGGGTGCGGTTGGACGCCGCGGGAGGCGAGGAGCCGCTGCCCGGGCCGGTTGTGCCCGCACGCCCGCCGCACGTTTCGGCCGTCACCGCCGTCGAGAGCCTCGCGGGCCGCTGCACCCCCGAGGACGTCGTCGCCAACCGGCTCGACCCCTGGCACGGCTCCTGGTTCCACCCGTACTCGTTCGTGGGCCTGCGGGTCACCGAGACGCCGTCGGGCGCCGACCCCGACCCCGACCGCATCGTCGTCGAGGTCGCCTTCAGAGTGGCCGGCCGCTGGGGGGTGCCGGTACGCACCGAGTTCGAGTGCCCCGAGCCGCGCACGGTCGTCATGCGCATCATCGAGGGCGAAGGGCGGGGCAGCGTGGTGGAGACCCACGCCAGCCCGCTGGGTGTGCGGGACGGAGTCCCGCGCACCGCGGTCATCGAGGCGACCGTGGCCGCCTCCGACCGCCCCGGCTTCGCCCTGGCCCGGCGCGCGGCGCCCTTCGTCCGCCCCCTCATGCGCGCCGCGGCCCGCCGCCTCTGGCGCGACGACCTCGCCTACGCGGAGCGCCGCTACCTGCTGCGCACAACGGGGCGCTGGCCCGGATAGCGGTATTCGTGGCGGTGAGCCCGGGGCGGGTGTCCGCACGTTCGTTCCGCCGTGACCCGCGGGTGGGGGCGGCTCGGGTTTGCTGTGCGGCCTTGTTGGCCTGCCGGGGTGCGGGTGGTCTGACGGGGAACGGCGGGCACCGAGGGCGGCGCCGGGTCCGGCCGGCGGCCGACGCATCCGGTGCCCGCCGGTGGCGGCGGCCGGCGGGG is a window from the Streptomonospora litoralis genome containing:
- a CDS encoding phytoene/squalene synthase family protein, with product MGTTAELDAAGITDTGLRAAYARCRELHAHHGRTYYLATRVLPAARRPAVHALYGFARWVDDVVDGTGADGVPPRTAQRRARIDAVDSEVEAVLEEPTDPVDPAGAAREPVVRALADTARRYAIPAGYFRAFMASMRADLTVDHYPTYADLRSYMYGSAQVIGLQMLPVLGTVVPRQRAAPHAAALGEAFQLTNFLRDVAEDLDRGRVYLPDDVLAAHGADRALLEYCRGSRTQDPRVRAALAECAAINRDLYRRAEPGCAMLDPVSRPCIRTALLLYRGILDEIEAADFDVWTRRHRVPNSRRLRVALPALGRSLAARVRTG
- a CDS encoding DUF5914 domain-containing protein, with the translated sequence MELDPAPRRLPLRRLPASTWTRQEPTWRAAAPGVIDAALKRALARPSGNWFVLAASGEIRADRPFGRVVAGTEIVAWRGSDGTLHAAPGACPHLGAPLCRGAVAEGRLVCRWHGLSLDGGGFPGWEPFPAYDDGVLAWVRLDAAGGEEPLPGPVVPARPPHVSAVTAVESLAGRCTPEDVVANRLDPWHGSWFHPYSFVGLRVTETPSGADPDPDRIVVEVAFRVAGRWGVPVRTEFECPEPRTVVMRIIEGEGRGSVVETHASPLGVRDGVPRTAVIEATVAASDRPGFALARRAAPFVRPLMRAAARRLWRDDLAYAERRYLLRTTGRWPG